In a genomic window of Occallatibacter riparius:
- a CDS encoding hydrogenase small subunit: MGKTVWQSMQEKGYSRRQFLQFCGVAATTIGLRKSGVAQVVSAFEKKEKPAVIWLHFQECTGCSESFIRASHPIVADALLDVVNVNYQETLMAPSGLQAEKSLADTMRDQKGKYILVVEGAVPTKDNGVYCMIRGKTAESILKEVAADAAAVVAWGACASFGGVQAAKPNPTGAHPISKLINKPVINVPGCPPIGDVMMAVISHVVVLGQIPELDSLGRPKEFYGRRVHDTCYRRPNYDAGLFVESFDDENAKKGYCLYKVGCRGPVTYNACSVTMWNEGTSSPVKSGHPCIGCSEPGFWDNGPFYQHLASFPGFGIEHTADTIGTAVGLTTLAGVAAHAVVTNIRKKAVIAEVHAEDMKES, translated from the coding sequence ATGGGCAAAACCGTTTGGCAATCCATGCAGGAAAAGGGATACAGCCGCCGCCAATTCCTCCAGTTCTGCGGCGTCGCCGCAACCACCATCGGACTCCGGAAGTCCGGTGTGGCGCAGGTGGTTTCAGCCTTCGAAAAGAAGGAAAAACCCGCCGTTATCTGGCTTCATTTTCAGGAGTGCACCGGCTGCAGCGAGTCATTCATCCGTGCGTCGCATCCCATCGTGGCCGACGCGCTTCTCGACGTCGTCAACGTCAATTATCAGGAAACACTGATGGCGCCCTCGGGCCTCCAGGCTGAAAAAAGCCTCGCCGACACCATGCGCGACCAGAAGGGCAAGTACATCCTTGTCGTCGAAGGCGCGGTCCCCACAAAGGACAACGGCGTCTACTGCATGATTCGCGGCAAGACAGCCGAATCGATCCTCAAGGAAGTAGCCGCCGATGCCGCTGCCGTGGTCGCCTGGGGCGCATGCGCTTCCTTCGGCGGAGTGCAGGCTGCCAAGCCCAATCCCACGGGCGCTCATCCCATCAGCAAGCTCATCAACAAGCCGGTGATCAACGTGCCCGGCTGCCCGCCCATCGGCGATGTAATGATGGCCGTCATTTCGCACGTCGTCGTCCTCGGCCAGATTCCTGAGCTTGACTCCCTTGGTCGTCCCAAGGAGTTCTACGGCCGCCGCGTGCATGACACCTGCTATCGTCGCCCGAATTACGACGCCGGCCTCTTCGTTGAGTCCTTCGACGACGAAAACGCCAAGAAGGGCTATTGCCTCTATAAGGTCGGCTGCCGCGGGCCCGTTACTTACAACGCCTGCTCCGTGACCATGTGGAACGAAGGCACCAGTTCGCCTGTCAAGTCAGGCCATCCCTGCATCGGTTGCAGCGAGCCCGGCTTCTGGGACAACGGCCCGTTCTACCAGCACCTGGCGTCGTTCCCCGGCTTCGGCATTGAGCACACTGCCGACACCATCGGCACCGCCGTCGGCCTCACCACGCTCGCCGGAGTAGCCGCCCACGCCGTCGTCACCAACATTCGCAAGAAAGCAGTCATCGCGGAAGTTCACGCAGAAGACATGAAGGAATCGTGA
- a CDS encoding nickel-dependent hydrogenase large subunit, with translation MARIVVDPVTRIEGHLRIEAVVENGVITDAYSAGTMVRGLEKVLIGRDPRDAWAITERVCGVCTTVHALASVRAVEDALGISVPPTAEIIRNIMAATQYVQDHVIHFYHLHALDWVDIVNALKADPKKAAELAQSLSKWDKNTPGYFSDVQDKIKAFAASGLGIFANGYWGHSAYKLPPEVNLIAVAHYLDALEWQKEIVKIHAVFGGKNPHPNYLVGGVPCSINVNEVAAINGERLNLVSRLIAQADEFVNQVYIPDLLAVAGFYKDWAAYGGGLKNYLSYGDFPTKGYNQPESFKFPRGVVLNRDLSHVYPVNAKDTQEIKEYIAHSWYDYEGGNSQGAHPSVGETKINYTGPQPPFETLAGYEKYSFLKTPRWKDNAMEVGPLARVVVGLASGSTDMKELVNMVLGKLNVPVTAVFSTLGRTAARGIDAALTMAWLKEFNGDLIARVKTNEVSTFNSEKWDPKNWPQECEGVGLSEAPRGSLAHWIKIKDGKIDNYQLVVPTTWNGSPRDAKQQRSAFEESLIGTPIDKLDQPVEILRTVHSFDPCLACAVHLYDPQGRHLHQISFE, from the coding sequence ATGGCACGAATTGTTGTTGATCCCGTAACTCGCATTGAAGGCCACCTGCGCATTGAAGCCGTGGTCGAAAACGGCGTCATCACCGACGCTTACAGCGCAGGCACCATGGTGCGCGGCCTCGAGAAGGTCCTCATCGGCCGTGATCCGCGTGACGCATGGGCAATCACTGAGCGCGTATGCGGCGTCTGCACCACCGTGCATGCGCTCGCCAGCGTGCGCGCCGTTGAAGACGCTCTCGGCATCTCCGTGCCGCCCACCGCGGAAATCATCCGCAACATCATGGCCGCAACCCAGTATGTGCAGGATCACGTCATCCACTTCTATCACCTGCACGCGCTCGACTGGGTCGACATCGTCAACGCCCTCAAAGCCGATCCCAAGAAAGCCGCCGAGCTCGCACAATCCCTCTCCAAGTGGGACAAGAACACGCCCGGCTACTTCTCTGATGTCCAGGACAAGATCAAGGCCTTCGCCGCCAGCGGCCTCGGCATCTTCGCTAACGGCTACTGGGGGCACTCCGCCTACAAGCTGCCGCCCGAAGTAAACCTCATCGCCGTCGCGCACTACCTCGACGCCCTCGAGTGGCAGAAGGAAATCGTCAAAATTCACGCGGTCTTCGGCGGCAAGAATCCGCATCCGAATTACCTCGTCGGCGGCGTTCCCTGCTCCATCAACGTCAATGAAGTTGCCGCCATCAATGGCGAGCGACTCAATCTCGTCTCCCGCCTCATCGCTCAGGCAGACGAATTCGTCAACCAGGTCTACATTCCTGACCTGCTCGCAGTCGCCGGCTTCTACAAGGACTGGGCAGCCTACGGCGGCGGCCTCAAGAACTACCTCAGCTACGGCGACTTCCCGACCAAGGGCTACAACCAGCCCGAGTCGTTCAAGTTCCCGCGCGGCGTCGTTCTCAACCGCGACCTCAGCCACGTCTACCCCGTCAACGCCAAGGACACGCAGGAGATCAAGGAGTACATCGCCCACTCCTGGTACGACTACGAAGGCGGCAACTCCCAGGGCGCGCACCCCTCGGTCGGCGAGACAAAGATCAACTACACCGGCCCGCAGCCTCCCTTCGAGACCCTCGCCGGCTATGAGAAGTACTCGTTCCTCAAGACTCCGCGCTGGAAAGACAACGCGATGGAAGTCGGCCCGCTCGCCCGCGTCGTCGTCGGCCTTGCCTCCGGCAGCACCGACATGAAAGAACTCGTCAACATGGTGCTCGGCAAGCTCAACGTGCCGGTCACCGCGGTCTTCTCGACGCTCGGACGCACCGCCGCCCGCGGCATCGACGCAGCCCTCACCATGGCCTGGCTCAAAGAGTTCAACGGCGATCTCATTGCTCGCGTGAAGACCAACGAAGTCTCTACCTTCAACAGCGAGAAGTGGGATCCGAAGAACTGGCCGCAGGAGTGCGAAGGCGTCGGCCTCAGCGAAGCTCCCCGCGGCTCCCTCGCCCACTGGATCAAGATCAAGGACGGCAAGATCGACAACTACCAGCTCGTTGTCCCGACCACCTGGAACGGCTCGCCCCGCGACGCCAAACAGCAGCGGTCCGCCTTCGAGGAGTCGCTTATCGGCACCCCGATCGACAAGCTCGACCAGCCGGTCGAAATCCTGCGTACCGTCCACTCCTTTGACCCGTGCCTCGCCTGCGCCGTGCACCTTTACGATCCGCAGGGCCGTCACCTTCACCAGATCTCTTTCGAGTGA
- the cybH gene encoding Ni/Fe-hydrogenase, b-type cytochrome subunit produces the protein MSTPSASIKGKGRLNGWGNHEGWGSHPVEYRRVYVWEMPVRAYHWINAICMVLLCVTGYLIGKPIRAFAAVEAYQQYWFGWIRFIHFASAYVWAFNFLARIYWGFVGNKYAKWNNFFPLTRKQRQEIVDVVKTDVLQTKLHGGISTGHNSLAAFIYFLTFLAFCVQCITGFALYSSMSNSFIPRMFTWIVPLLGGEMGVRQVHHIFLWFFVTFIVVHIYLSFYHDYIEGRGTISSIIGGWKFERDPHQKD, from the coding sequence ATGAGCACGCCATCAGCTTCAATCAAAGGCAAAGGCCGCCTCAACGGCTGGGGCAACCACGAGGGATGGGGCAGTCACCCGGTTGAATATCGCCGCGTGTACGTCTGGGAGATGCCCGTCCGCGCCTACCACTGGATCAACGCCATCTGCATGGTGTTGCTCTGCGTCACCGGCTACCTGATCGGCAAGCCCATCCGCGCATTCGCCGCGGTCGAAGCCTATCAGCAGTACTGGTTCGGTTGGATCCGCTTCATCCACTTTGCGAGCGCCTATGTCTGGGCGTTCAACTTCCTGGCGCGCATCTATTGGGGCTTCGTGGGCAACAAGTACGCGAAGTGGAACAACTTCTTCCCGCTGACCAGGAAGCAGCGGCAGGAAATCGTAGATGTCGTGAAGACCGACGTGCTCCAGACCAAGCTGCACGGCGGCATCTCGACCGGCCACAATTCGCTGGCCGCCTTCATCTATTTCCTGACCTTCCTGGCGTTTTGCGTGCAGTGCATCACCGGCTTCGCGCTCTACTCCAGCATGAGCAATTCCTTCATCCCGCGCATGTTCACCTGGATCGTCCCCCTGCTGGGCGGCGAGATGGGCGTGCGCCAGGTCCACCACATCTTCCTGTGGTTCTTCGTCACCTTCATCGTGGTCCACATCTACCTGAGCTTCTACCACGACTACATCGAAGGCCGGGGCACCATCTCCTCCATCATTGGCGGCTGGAAATTCGAACGCGACCCGCACCAGAAGGACTGA
- a CDS encoding hydrogenase maturation protease, with translation MSTPPKTLILGLGNVIMGDEGVGVHTVRAIETHPLPPNVECLDGGTGGFILLEPLQQADRIFLIDATADENPYGTVTRTTPKFVKDYPPTLTAHDIGVKDLLDAFYIQGGNRDVILYAISIDPKQPISMELSEQCEQARDETVRRILEELSSLS, from the coding sequence GTGTCCACCCCACCCAAAACCCTCATCCTCGGTCTCGGCAATGTAATCATGGGCGACGAAGGCGTCGGCGTCCACACCGTCCGCGCCATCGAGACGCACCCCCTCCCCCCCAACGTCGAATGCCTCGACGGCGGCACAGGCGGCTTCATCCTTCTCGAGCCCCTCCAGCAGGCCGACCGCATCTTCCTTATCGACGCCACCGCCGACGAAAACCCCTACGGCACCGTCACCCGCACCACCCCCAAATTCGTAAAGGACTACCCCCCCACCCTCACCGCCCACGACATCGGCGTCAAAGACCTCCTCGACGCCTTCTACATCCAGGGCGGCAACCGCGACGTCATCCTCTACGCCATCTCCATCGACCCCAAGCAGCCCATCTCGATGGAACTCTCCGAGCAATGCGAGCAAGCCAGAGACGAAACCGTCCGCCGCATCCTCGAAGAACTAAGCAGCCTCAGTTAG